A stretch of DNA from bacterium:
ATATCAAGGCGCTTTTGCCGTTGCGTCGGGATTGGACTCGTCCGAACCGGCTTTCGAACAGTACTGGATGCAGCTGTTTTACGTTGAATTAGGCATTCTTGCCGTATTCGTGACCGGTGTATGGGGCTATTTATGGGTTTCGCGCGATCGTAACCTGGACAAGCTGGAACCGAAGGAGGAAATCAGCCGCTATTTCACCCTGACCATGTGGATCAGTATTTACACCTTTGCGGTGTATTGGGCAGGTAGCTATTTTGCCGAACAGGATAATTCCTGGCATC
This window harbors:
- a CDS encoding methane monooxygenase/ammonia monooxygenase subunit C — encoded protein: MATTSEQLPLVVENKNAAPWYIKDLPMYLKGFAMLTVIYVGLRLYQGAFAVASGLDSSEPAFEQYWMQLFYVELGILAVFVTGVWGYLWVSRDRNLDKLEPKEEISRYFTLTMWISIYTFAVYWAGSYFAEQDNSWH